TGAATCCACCAGGGCCTGTAATCTTAGGTCCAAATTTGCTTACATTAATATTGCCCGCCTGATCACACTGCGCTAACCCTAGAAAAGCCACATCTAAACCACCGCCATCATAAAAATCAAATTGATTCGGTTGATCTATAATAGCTTCAGGATTTATTGCTGCGCCAAAGCTTAAGCCACCTACCGGTATTCCACCTATGGGTCCTGGTTCTACCGTTAATATCATTTGATCTGCAACACCTTCTTCGTTGGCTACTATAGAAATTCCCTCTGGCATGCCTATGCCCAGATTTACAATAGCATTGGGCACTAATTCTGTAAGTGCTCTTCTAGCAATAATTTTTCTTTCATCCAGTTTTAATGGTTTTACTGAGGATACTGGTACCATAATGTTCCCTGTATAACTTGGATTATACTGTTCTGCAAAGGTTTGCATATGATTTTTTATATCTTCTACCTCTACAATGGCATCCACGTAGATTCCTGGTATTTTTACCAATCTTGGATCAAGGGTACCTGCCTTGACAACCTTTTCCACCTGAACAATTACTTTTCCGCCAGAGTTTTTCACTGCTTGTGCTATAGATAATACCTCTAATGATCCTACTTCCTTTTCCATTGTTACATTGCCTCTTTCATCGGCATAAGTTCCCCTCAATAGGGCATAATCGATTTTGAAACCTTTATAAAAAAGGTATTCTTTTCCATGAACCTCCATCACCTCTACTAGATCCTCTGTTGTTTTTTCATTTAGTTTCCCCCCCTCCACTCTTGGATCTACGAAGGTCTTCAATCCAACATGGGTTAAAGTCCCTGGCTTGCCAGCTGCTATGTCTCTAAACAGATGGGCAATCACTCCCTGTGGAAAAGTATAGCCTTCTATTTTGTTTTCCAATGCCAGTTTCTGAACCTTCGGTGCTAAACCCCAATGACCGCCAATTACCCGTTTCAACATTCCCTCTTGACCAAAGTGATTTACGCCCCTATCCTTGCCATCCCCTTGCCCTGCAACATACACTAGCGTTAAATTTCTAGGTTCACCTGTTTGCAAAAATCTTTCTTCTATCTTGACTTCTAACTCCTCTGGAACACAATTTCCTACAAATCCTCCTGTTGCAACGGTGCTATTGGAGTCTATCATTTTTATAGCTTCTTCAGCTGTTAAAAACTTTACTGCCATATGATTTTCCTCCTTCATCAATTTTGTACTTCCTACTTGCCATTTATAATCGCAAGAACCGTACCAACTTTTCTATAAAATCAAAACGTTTTCAAAAAATTTTCTAGAAAAGTTTTCCTGTATTAAGAAACAATTTACCCTAAACCCTAAAGAACCCATCATTTCTCTCCAAACAAAAGGAAGATTTACAGCATAGTTTATTAAGATAATTTTTAATAATCTCCTTTCAATTGCCTGTTTTAAGAAGTTTTTTTGTTATCGAAATAACTAAGTGTACATTTTGTTTGCAGTTAAATTAATCAATTTTCAAAATATTGATTAAATTTTTTTGATTATTCTCATTGATTAGCTAGCTCTGGTTTTTTTCCCTCCTCAAAAGCAACTGTACACTTTCTTTACAGTGTAAACATTCTGAACAGTATGCAGCCTTTCAGCTTCCCCTCAT
The sequence above is drawn from the Clostridium formicaceticum genome and encodes:
- a CDS encoding acyl CoA:acetate/3-ketoacid CoA transferase: MAVKFLTAEEAIKMIDSNSTVATGGFVGNCVPEELEVKIEERFLQTGEPRNLTLVYVAGQGDGKDRGVNHFGQEGMLKRVIGGHWGLAPKVQKLALENKIEGYTFPQGVIAHLFRDIAAGKPGTLTHVGLKTFVDPRVEGGKLNEKTTEDLVEVMEVHGKEYLFYKGFKIDYALLRGTYADERGNVTMEKEVGSLEVLSIAQAVKNSGGKVIVQVEKVVKAGTLDPRLVKIPGIYVDAIVEVEDIKNHMQTFAEQYNPSYTGNIMVPVSSVKPLKLDERKIIARRALTELVPNAIVNLGIGMPEGISIVANEEGVADQMILTVEPGPIGGIPVGGLSFGAAINPEAIIDQPNQFDFYDGGGLDVAFLGLAQCDQAGNINVSKFGPKITGPGGFINITQNAKKVVFCGTFKASGLQVEVKDGKLNILQEGKLVKFLRHVEQVTFSGEYASENGQKVLYITERAVFELSKEGLVLTEIAPGIDLDKDILAHMDFKPIISKNLKRMDEKIFKPEKMGVTI